Below is a genomic region from Granulicella sp. L56.
GCCATCCTCAATCCGTCGGAGCACGTCACCGCCGGATACGCGCCGATCATGCCCACCTATCAGGGCCAGGTCAGTGAGGACGGCCTGATCGACCTCGTCGAATACATCAAGGGATTACAGAGCAACTACAGAATTCAGCAGACCCTGGTCACGTCACAGTCCGACCAGACGGCGCCGACAACGCCAGCAGGGGTGAAACCATGAGCGCAACCAGTTCGACAATTGTTAATCTGCCCGACCAGAAGACGGCAACCCTGCCGAAGCGGAACTACCTCAACAACGAGGACGGCCTGCTGAGCTGGCTGCTCACCGGCGACCATAAGCGCATCGCGATCATGTACCTGATCTCGATCACGTTCTTCTTCTTTATCGGCGGCGCCTTTGCCGGTCTCATCCGTCTGGAGTTGTTGACGCCGCAGCCTGACCTTGTTGCCTCGGACACGTACAACAAATTCTTCTCGATGCATGGCATCATCATGGTCTTCCTCTTCCTGGTACCTTCGGTACCGGCGACGCTGGGGAACTTCCTGATGCCCATCATGATCGGGGCCAAGGACCTTGCCTTTCCCAAGGTCAACCTGCTGAGCTGGTATCTCTACTGGATCGGCGGTCTCTTCACCCTCGCGGCGCTGGTGCTGGGCGGCGTCGATACCGGCTGGACCTTCACCACTCCGCTCTCGACGCATTACCTTAATACCCACGTCATCACAGCGGCGGTTGGTATCTTCATCATCGGGTTTTCGTCGATCTTCACCGGCTTGAACTTCATCGTCACCATTCACCGCATGCGCGCTCCGGGCATGACGTGGTTCCGCCTGCCGCTCTTTGTCTGGTCGAACTACGCTGCTTCGATCCTGATGGTGCTGGGCACGCCGGTTCTGGCCATCACCCTGGTCCTGGTCGCGCTCGAGCGCACCATCGGGATCGGCGTCTTCGATCCCACCAAGGGCGGCGACCCGTTGCTGTTCCAGCATCTCTTCTGGTTCTACTCACACCCTGCCGTGTACATCATGATTCTTCCCGGCATGGGCGTCATCTCCGAGGTCATCAGCACCTTCAGCCGCAAGCGCGTCTTTGGATACACGGCGGTTGCCTTCTCTTCGGTGGCCATCGCGCTGTTCGGGTTCTTCGTCTGGGCGCACCATATGTTCATCATGGGCGTGTCCAACTACTCGGCGCTGGTCTTCTCGCTGCTGACCATGCTGGTGGCCGTGCCTTCTGCCATCAAGATCTTCAACTGGGCTTTCACGCTGCAAAAGGGTTCGATCACCTTCGAGACGCCGATGCTCTACGCCTTCGGCTTCATGGGTCTGTTCACCATCGGCGGCATGACCGGCGTCTTCCTTGGTGCGCTCGGCATGGACATTCACCTTACCGAGACCTACTTCATTGTGGCGCACTTCCACTTCGTCATGGTCGGCGGCATGCTCATGGCCTTCCTCTCCGGCATCCACTTCTGGTGGCCGAAGATGACGGGCCGCATGTATCCGGAGTCGCTCTCGAAGCTCGCCGCGGTCACCACCTTCATCGGCTTCAATCTCACCTTCCTTCCGCAGTTCATCCTTGGCTATCTCGGGATGCCGCGCCGCTACCACGCGTATCCGCCGGAGTTCCAGGTACTCAACGTCCTCTCGACCGCGGGCGCGACGGTGCTCGGCGTAGGCTACATGCTTCCGTTGCTGTACCTTGGATGGTCGCTGAAGTACGGTGCCATCGCCGGCAACAATCCATGGCAGGCAACTGGCCTTGAATGGCAGATTCAATCGCCGCCGCTGACTGAAAACTTTATCGAAGTTCCTATCGTCGATCATGAGGCCTATGACTACGAGTGGCTCGCCCACAAGACGGAACAAGAGGTGACGACCGTTGGATAATGTGATCGTAGCGACCCATCCCCACACGCACGAGACGGCCCAGCCGGAGGAGCACGCGCACGTCGCGCTCCCCCAGCACCGCCATCACTTCGAGACACAGGAGCAGCAGCGCGAGGCCGGCACCTTCGGCATGTGGCTCTTCCTGCTGACCGAAATCATGTTTTTCGGCGGCCTGTTCTTCTCGTACCTGCTCTATCGCAACTGGTACTACGACGCGTTCGTCGTCGCTTCGAACCAGCTCAGCGTCCCGCTCGGCGGAGTCAACACGGCGATCCTCATTACCTCGGGATTCTTCATGGCGCTAGGCGTCTGGGCAGCCGAGGTCAAAAAGAAGGGCCTGCTCGTTCTCACTCTCATTCTCACCATGCTCTTCGGGATCGCCTTTATCGGAGTCAAGGCTGACGAGTACCACGAGAAGTGGGAGAAGCACCACATCCCCGGCGATCACTTCGATGTCTCCGAGTTCGTCAATCCTCACGCTTATGGACTCAAAGAAGAGCCGCTTCCGCCGGACCAGGCTGCGCATACGCAGATCTTCTTCTCGCTCTACTTCGCCATGACCGGACTGCACGCGCTGCACATGATCATCGGTCTCGGCATCCTCGTCTGGCTCACGATACGAGCGCATCGAGGTGACTTTACAGCAGGGTATGTCGCGCCTATAGAAAACTTCGCTTTATATTGGCACTTCGTCGATATTGTGTGGCTGTTTCTATTCCCGCTGCTCTATCTCATTAATCGACATCCCGTCTAATCGCGCCCCGCAGCCATCCATAACCTGACTGGCAGGAGATAAGAATGACCGACGAGCACTATCACGATCCATCGAACATCACCAACCCGGAGCATGCCGAGCATCACATCGTTACGCCTGTGACGTATACGATCGTGTTTGTCATCCTGTTGATCTTCACTGGTCTCACCGTTCTGGCGGCCTATATCGACATGGGCATCCTCAATCCGGTCGTGGCGTTGGCCATCGCCAGCATCAAGGCGGTCATCGTCATCCTGTTCTTCATGCACGTTAAATACCAGTCGAAGCTCATCAAGATGACGGTTGCTGCGGGTTTCTTCACCTTCGCTGCGTTGATCACCATGACGCTCAGCGACTACATCAGCCGGGCCTGGGGCCTCTGGTAAAAAGAGCATTCAAGCAAATAGTTTTAGATTTTGCTACACGGAAACGATTGATTTGACGAGAGTGCGGCCTGCGGGCCGCATTTTTTGTTCCCATCAATTCGCGCGAGAAGCTCCGGCTACACTCCTCCTATGGCTTCCCGCATCTCTGTGCTCGATGATGAACTTCAGACTCTCGCTTCCGATTCCCGCGTCACAGTAAGACGTCAGGGTGCGCCCGATCCTGACGGCAAATGTGTCGTCTACTGGATGCAGCGTGCACAGCGCGGCGTCGACAACCACGCTGTCGATGTCGCAGTGCAAGCGGCAAATCTGCTTGGCCTGCCGCTGGTGGTTTACTTCGCCGCCATCTCCAACTTTCCTCACGCCAATCTTCGCCGCTATGCCTTTCTCAATCAGGGGTTGCCTGATATCGAAGCAGATCTCGCTGCGCGCAATATCGCCTTCGTCATGCGCCGCGCACCTCACGAATCGCATGAGCAGCTTCTGGCCGATGTCCGCGCTGCTCTCTTAATCGGCGATGAAAATCCAATGCGCGAGCCGGAGCGCTGGCGCAAGCACCTCGCCTCGCGCCTCAGCATTCCTTTCTGGACGGTCGACACGGACGTGATCGTTCCTTCAAAGCTCATCGAGAAAGCGCAGTATGGCGCTTACACGCTACGTCCGCGCATCAACCGCTTGCTGCCCGACTTCCTGCATCCCTACGCAAACACCCACGCACAACACGCATGGAAGCGCCCGCGAAACTTCCACGCCGACCCGGTCGAAGAGGACATCACGCGCGGCTGGAAGGACTTCGACCGCAGCGTTCTGCCCGTCGATGCGTGGCAGGGGGGGACGCATGCGGCGCTCAAACGCCTCAAGCTCTTCGCCAGCCACATGCTCGATAGCTACGAGACCCAGCGCAACCGTCCAGAGACCGACGGCACTTCGTGCCTCTCGCCCTATCTGCACTTCGGCCATATCGGCCCGCTCACCATCGCGCTCGCCGTCAATGCCGAGGTAAAGAAGCGCCCGCATCTGAAGCAAGCCCGCGACAGCTACTTCAACGAACTGATCACCTGGCGCGAGCTGGCCGTCAACTTTGTCCGCTACACGCCTAACTACGACTCGCCCGACTGCGCCGAGCCGTGGGCAAAGACGACCATTGCGGAGCACGCCCGTGATGAACGCGAGTTCCTCTATAGCCTTGCGCAACTGGAGGGAGCGCAGACCCATGACGATCTTTGGAACGCCGCGCAGCTCCAGATGCTGCATCACGGCTGGATGCACAACCACATGCGCATGTACTGGGCGAAGAAGATTCTGGAGTGGAGCCCTGACATTCCGACTGCAATGAAGCGTGCCATCCATCTCAACGACAAATATTTCCTCGATGGCCGCGACCCTAACGGCTACGCCGGGGTGGCCTGGGCTATTCTTGGCAAGTTTGACCGCGCATGGAACGAGCGGCCCATCTTCGGCAAGATTCGCTACATGTCGGGCGCCTCCACCGGCAGAAAGTTCAACTCGAAGGAATACATCCGACAGAACTACAACTATCAGGAGATTGTTCCCGAGCTTCGCCTGCGATAGATTTTCCTGCATCGATACATTTCAAAAAACAGGGAGTCGCGCAGAGCCGTACATGAGATTTCGCTTATCCCGTTGCGGAACAATTAGAGATTCTTCATCTCATCAAGCGTTGACTTGTTGCTCATCCGCTTGCAGCATCGAAGACAGCCATCCGCATCTCCCCGAAGCAACGCTATGGGCCTGAGCGCAAATCCTCAATTCGCCTGTCGGCGCAGCACTCTCCCTGCCCGCGCTCCTTGCGTGCTGTTGCTTATCGCCTCCATATTTATCTGCATCAGCGCAGACGCGCAGCTCACATCTTTGTCGGCAAAACTTCCCAATGGCACTGTGGACGTACCCGCGCTGCGTACCCGAAACTTTCTCGGCGGACGCACGCTCTCGCAGCGTGTTGCAGCCGGGCAAGCGATGGCTGCCGCTCGTAGGCAGCAGGCTGCGATGATCACGGCACAGCAAGAGTCGTCGCAGATCTCCGGCCTGAATGCGATATGGCAACCTATCGGGCCTAACCAGGTTGCAAGCATCGCCTACGGCAACGTCACCGGACGTGTCACCGCCATCGCCATCGATCCAGACGATTCTTCGGGCAACACGGTTTACCTGGGCACTACCGGCGGAGGCGTCTGGAAGTCGACCAATGCCGCAGGCCTTGCCGCCAACGTTATCTTCACGCCACTCACCGACACGCTTCCTGTTTTTAGCGCCAACGCCGGAAGCTCGGTCATCCCCTCGCTCAGCATCGGTGCCATCAGCGTCCAGCAGGGTGTTGTGCTCGCCGGGACCGGTGACCCGAATGATGCTACGGACTCGTTTTATGGCAGCGGACTGCTTCGCTCCAACGACGGCGGCTCTACGTGGACGCTCATTCAGGATTCGCAGGACCAGACGGCCGGGCGGCACTCTTTTATTGGCCTTGGCTTCGCGGGCTTTGCCTGGAGCACTACCTCTCCCGGCACCGTGGTCGCGGCCATATCGCAGGCCGCGGAAGGCACGCTCGTCAACGCGACGGACACGACCAACAGTGTCATGGGGCTCTACTACTCCACCGACGCAGGGGCCACCTGGCAGATGTCTGTCCTGATGGATGGCAGCCAGATCGTGCAGCGCCCGCTGCCCAACAATCCCGAGCAGGGCGGTAACGCTGCAACGTCGGTGGTGTGGAATTCCATTCGGCAGCGCTTCTACGCCGCCGTCCGCTACCACGGCTACTACGAGTCTACCGACGGAGTGACCTGGACGCGGCTGGCACAGCAGCCCGGCAGCGGCCTGACGACTGCGGCCTGCCCGACCAACCCCGACAGCACCGGCAACCCATCCTGTCCCATCTTTCGCGGCGCGCTTGCCGTACAGCCCAACAGCGGCGATACCTTCGCGTTGACCGTCGATAGCAACAATCTCGACCAGGGATTGTGGCAGGATGTCTGCGGTCTTTCCGGGACAAACTGCACCAGCAACGACCTCACCTTCGCCAAGCGGCTCCCCTCCACGCCGCTCGAAACCGTCAACGCCAGCACGGTCATTCCACAGGCCGACTACAACCTTGCTCTGGCTGCGGTGCCGTCAGGTTCGGATACGGTTCTTTACGCCGGGACCATCGATCTCTATCGCTGCTCGCTCACCGCAGGCTGCAATCTGCGCAATACGACCAACGCCATCGACGGATGCGCCGCACCTGCCATGGTCGCTCCCGCGCAACATGCGATCGCGACGCTTGCCAATTCGACGCTGCTCTATCTCGGCAACGATGGAGGCTTGTGGCGCTCGACCGACGGCGTCAACCAGCAGGCAACTCCCTGCTCGGCTGACGATGCAACTCACTTCCAGAACCTCAACGGTGGTCTTGGATCGCTGGCCGAGGTCACCAGCTTTGCCGAGCATCCTACCGATCCGAACACGCTGCTCGTCGGCCTTGGCGCGAACGGGACTGCTGGTACATCTTCTGCCTTTATGCCGTGGCCGCAACTGGCTACCGGCGAAGGTGGCACCGTCGCCATCGACCAGACTGATCCGCAGCTCTGGTATATCTCCACCGGCGCGGGCGTCAGTATTCATGAGTGCTCCAGCGGGTCCGCCTGCACTGTCGCCGAGTTTGCCGGAACGCCCACCATCGGATCGGCGCAGACCGCCTCCGACTCCTCGCTGATCGACGCGCCGTGGCTGCTCGATCCCGCGCTCCCCGCTAACATCCTCGTCGGCACCTGTCGTGTATGGCGAGGTCCGGCGGCAAGCGGAGCATCGTGGTCTTCGGCTAACGCTGTCAGCCCATTGCTCGCTGGGCCGCAGAATGCATCCTGCGGCAGCACGAATCCGGTGCTGCGTTCTCTTGCAGCCGCAGGCCCGACCGATAGCGCGGCTGCGGCGCAAAACGCAGGCTCGCCTGTCCTCTACGCTGGCATGGCGGGAAGGCTCGATGGAGGCGGCACGTTTGGCGGCCATCTTTTTTCTACCGCTACGGCTGAGACCGACAGCAGCGCCAGCGTATGGAACGATCTCACTCTCTCGCCGGTCACCAACGACACGACACCGTTCAACCCTGGCGGCTTCGACATCTCCTCGCTCGCCGCCGATTCCCACGACCCCACAGGAAAGACACTCTACGCCACGGTAATGGGATTCGCGGGCAACGGTGTTAACGCTGCGCACCTCTATCGCACTGTGGATGCCGGAGCCCACTGGGCCAACATCAGCAACAATCTTCCCAACGCGCCTGCCAACAGTGTGCTCGTCGATCCCAATGACGCCAACACCGTCTACGTCGCGCTCGACACCGGCGTGTACGTCACCACCGAGATCGCCACCTGCGTCAACCCCATCAACAACTGCTGGAGCATCTACGGAACGAGCCTGCCCAACGCTCCCGTCTTTCAGTTGGCTGCAGCTCCCGGCCTGCCTACAGGAGACGGTCGCGTCGGCGAGCTGCGGGTCGCCACCTATGGCCGCGGCCTCTGGCAGATTCCCTTGCTCACTGCGCTTAATCCCGCGCAACCAGCCATCACTCTCGACCCCATTAGCCTTACTTACAACGATCAGGCAGTAGCTACTGCGAGCGCTCCGCAGACAATCACAGTTACAAATTCGGGCAACGCTCCGCTCACGGTCAGCAGCGTTACTATCACTGGTGATTTCAACGAGACCGACAACTGCGCCGCTACGACCATCGCCGTCGGCCTAACCTGCACTGTGCAGGTTCGATTTCTCCCGTCCACACCCGGAAGCCGCACCGGCTTGCTCACCGTCTACGGCAACGTCTCCGGCGGACAGGCCACGGCGACGCTCAGCGGCACTGGAACACCTCCGGCAACTGTCGTTCTTAACCCCATCTCATTGATCTTCGGTTCCACCAGCATCAACTCGACCAGCGCCGCGCAGAACATCACCATCTCCAACAATGGCGGCACCATCACGACGGTTCAAACTCCTACTGTCAGCGGCGGCGGCTTCAGCATCTCCAATAACACCTGCACCTCCGCGCTCATGCCCGACACTGGATGTACTGTCGCCATCACCTTTACGCCCACCGGCTCGGGCGTCAGCTCCGGAACCTTCACCATCACGGACGGCGTAGGCACTCAGGTCGCATCGCTGACGGGCACGGGGACCACGGCTGCTACCGATGCGCTCTCGACCTCGACGCTCGCCTTTGCGGCCCAGGAGCTTACCACCGCCAGCACACCGCAGCAGATCACGCTGACTAACGCAGGCGACGTTGCGCTCACCCTGATCTCCGCCCAAACCACCAGCACCGACTTCACGGTTACCAACGCCTGCGGCAACTCTCTCAATGCGCACTCGACTTGTGCGATGGATGTCGCCTTCCAGCCGCAGAGTCTTGGCCACCTCGCGGCGCAGATCACCATCGCCGACCAATACCGCACCCAGACCGTCGCTGTTACCGGAACCGGCATTGCTCCGCCGGGCGTCTCGCTCTCGCCGCTCTTCAACCTCGACTTCGCTGCGACCGGCGTCGGCCAGACCTCTTCTCCGCAGACCGTTACGCTTACCAACAACGGCGGCCTGCCGCTGAACCTCGACAGCACCGTCCTCACAGGAGACTTCAGCATCGTGCCGGGCAGCGATACCTGCGGTGTTACGCTCGCACCGGACAATGCCTGCACGCTGCAAATCGCCTTCACCCCTGCCGTCGGCGGCACGCGCACCGGTACCCTCACCATCACCGACAGTGCGCCCAACTCGCCGCAGGTGCTGCGCCTGAGCGGCACCGGTGTCGACTTTGCACTCAACCCGGACGGCAACACCACGGTTACTGTGAAAAGTGGCGACAATGCCGTCTTCCCGCTGCTGTTCACCTCTTCGACTTCGCTTCCTGTGAGCTTTACCTGTAGCGGCGCGCCGCTTAACGCGGTCTGCAACGTTAATCCATCGAGCGTTACAGGGGCCGCAACCACTACCGTATCGGTCACTGTCCTTACCGGCACCACCACTGCATCGCTCTTGCCGTCGCACTCTGGAGCGCATTCGATGGTGTGGCTGGCTGCGCTTCTGCCTCTCGGCCTTCTCACTCTTCGCCGAAGACGTTTTTTTAGTCTGCTTGTGCTCTGCTGTCTGTTGCTGCCTCTCGGCTGTGGGGCCGGACGCCAGTTGCCTTCGTCGGGCTCAACCGGCACTCCTCCTGGGCAGACCCCGGTTACACCGGCAGGAACCTATCCCATCGTCGTCAGCGCCAGCAGCGCCGGTCTTAGCCGCACCATCACGCTCACCCTGATTGTCCAATAGGCTGTCCGAAATAATTTATCTCTATCGCTCAGAAACTTCTGTACGATTCAGACGTAGACACGACAGACCACTTCAGAGGCCGACATCAATATGCTTCGCACGAATCTCTCCCGCGCACTGATCGCTGCATCGCTCCTCTTCTCGTCTGTCAGCCTTCTGGCGCAGGCTCCTCCGGCTGGCGAGACGCATCACGAGATGCCGAAGCCCACCAACCTGAAGGTGCTGCCGAAGAATATCTCCGGCGAGGACCTGATGGCGACCATGCATGGGTTTACCGGTGGTCTCGGCGTACACTGCAATTTCTGCCACGAAGAGGACAGCACGACCCACCACCTTAACTTCGCCTCTGACGCCAAGCCCGAGAAGACCTCGGCACGCCTCATGATGCGCATGACCCAGAACATCAATGGCAAATATCTGGCCAAGCTTTCTGACCACGGCGACATGCAGAAGGTCGGCTGCGGCACCTGCCATCGCGGCAACTCCACTCCCAAGGAGTTCGTCGCTCCGCCCGAGAAGCACGGCCCTCCACCCGCACCCGCAAAATAAGCGTCAGCAAGCCGACAAATTGGGTGCCCCATGTCCCGTTTCTGGGACATGGGTTTCCGCACGACCCAAACGTTCGGGTACCCTCAGCTTCGCGCACTCTGCGAAGGGTGGGAGAGTAAAACTCAACCCAGCCCATAAGCCATTGCGCGTTCCTGATCGGTGCAATCGGTGCGATCGGTGTTAAGCCGTCTTCCATCCCAATCTAAACTGCCCGCCCCGCGCTCACCCCGGAAGCCCAAGCCCACTGAAAGTTATATCCTCCCAGCCACCCGGTTACGTCTACCACCTCGCCGATGAAGTAGAGTCCCGGCACCTTCCTGCTCTCCATCGTCTTCGCGTCCAGCTCCGCCGTATCCACGCCGCCCGCCGTCACTTCGGCCTTGGCATAGCCCTCGGTTCCGGCGGGTACTACTCGCCACGTATGAACCTCCTGCTCCATCGCCGCCAGCGCGGTGTTGGTCCATCCCGCAGGTTCATGCAGCGCCACCCACCGCTCCGCCATCCGTCCCGGAAGCACTGTTCGTAGCGCCATCACCGCCGCGCCAGCGTCCCGGCGCGCATTCTTCACCAGCAATGGAGCAAAGACCTCCACCCCCGGAGCCAGATCGACCTCCACAGCCTCTCCCGCTCGCCAGTAA
It encodes:
- a CDS encoding choice-of-anchor D domain-containing protein, which gives rise to MSAKLPNGTVDVPALRTRNFLGGRTLSQRVAAGQAMAAARRQQAAMITAQQESSQISGLNAIWQPIGPNQVASIAYGNVTGRVTAIAIDPDDSSGNTVYLGTTGGGVWKSTNAAGLAANVIFTPLTDTLPVFSANAGSSVIPSLSIGAISVQQGVVLAGTGDPNDATDSFYGSGLLRSNDGGSTWTLIQDSQDQTAGRHSFIGLGFAGFAWSTTSPGTVVAAISQAAEGTLVNATDTTNSVMGLYYSTDAGATWQMSVLMDGSQIVQRPLPNNPEQGGNAATSVVWNSIRQRFYAAVRYHGYYESTDGVTWTRLAQQPGSGLTTAACPTNPDSTGNPSCPIFRGALAVQPNSGDTFALTVDSNNLDQGLWQDVCGLSGTNCTSNDLTFAKRLPSTPLETVNASTVIPQADYNLALAAVPSGSDTVLYAGTIDLYRCSLTAGCNLRNTTNAIDGCAAPAMVAPAQHAIATLANSTLLYLGNDGGLWRSTDGVNQQATPCSADDATHFQNLNGGLGSLAEVTSFAEHPTDPNTLLVGLGANGTAGTSSAFMPWPQLATGEGGTVAIDQTDPQLWYISTGAGVSIHECSSGSACTVAEFAGTPTIGSAQTASDSSLIDAPWLLDPALPANILVGTCRVWRGPAASGASWSSANAVSPLLAGPQNASCGSTNPVLRSLAAAGPTDSAAAAQNAGSPVLYAGMAGRLDGGGTFGGHLFSTATAETDSSASVWNDLTLSPVTNDTTPFNPGGFDISSLAADSHDPTGKTLYATVMGFAGNGVNAAHLYRTVDAGAHWANISNNLPNAPANSVLVDPNDANTVYVALDTGVYVTTEIATCVNPINNCWSIYGTSLPNAPVFQLAAAPGLPTGDGRVGELRVATYGRGLWQIPLLTALNPAQPAITLDPISLTYNDQAVATASAPQTITVTNSGNAPLTVSSVTITGDFNETDNCAATTIAVGLTCTVQVRFLPSTPGSRTGLLTVYGNVSGGQATATLSGTGTPPATVVLNPISLIFGSTSINSTSAAQNITISNNGGTITTVQTPTVSGGGFSISNNTCTSALMPDTGCTVAITFTPTGSGVSSGTFTITDGVGTQVASLTGTGTTAATDALSTSTLAFAAQELTTASTPQQITLTNAGDVALTLISAQTTSTDFTVTNACGNSLNAHSTCAMDVAFQPQSLGHLAAQITIADQYRTQTVAVTGTGIAPPGVSLSPLFNLDFAATGVGQTSSPQTVTLTNNGGLPLNLDSTVLTGDFSIVPGSDTCGVTLAPDNACTLQIAFTPAVGGTRTGTLTITDSAPNSPQVLRLSGTGVDFALNPDGNTTVTVKSGDNAVFPLLFTSSTSLPVSFTCSGAPLNAVCNVNPSSVTGAATTTVSVTVLTGTTTASLLPSHSGAHSMVWLAALLPLGLLTLRRRRFFSLLVLCCLLLPLGCGAGRQLPSSGSTGTPPGQTPVTPAGTYPIVVSASSAGLSRTITLTLIVQ
- a CDS encoding cytochrome C oxidase subunit IV family protein, translated to MTDEHYHDPSNITNPEHAEHHIVTPVTYTIVFVILLIFTGLTVLAAYIDMGILNPVVALAIASIKAVIVILFFMHVKYQSKLIKMTVAAGFFTFAALITMTLSDYISRAWGLW
- a CDS encoding cbb3-type cytochrome c oxidase subunit I, whose protein sequence is MSATSSTIVNLPDQKTATLPKRNYLNNEDGLLSWLLTGDHKRIAIMYLISITFFFFIGGAFAGLIRLELLTPQPDLVASDTYNKFFSMHGIIMVFLFLVPSVPATLGNFLMPIMIGAKDLAFPKVNLLSWYLYWIGGLFTLAALVLGGVDTGWTFTTPLSTHYLNTHVITAAVGIFIIGFSSIFTGLNFIVTIHRMRAPGMTWFRLPLFVWSNYAASILMVLGTPVLAITLVLVALERTIGIGVFDPTKGGDPLLFQHLFWFYSHPAVYIMILPGMGVISEVISTFSRKRVFGYTAVAFSSVAIALFGFFVWAHHMFIMGVSNYSALVFSLLTMLVAVPSAIKIFNWAFTLQKGSITFETPMLYAFGFMGLFTIGGMTGVFLGALGMDIHLTETYFIVAHFHFVMVGGMLMAFLSGIHFWWPKMTGRMYPESLSKLAAVTTFIGFNLTFLPQFILGYLGMPRRYHAYPPEFQVLNVLSTAGATVLGVGYMLPLLYLGWSLKYGAIAGNNPWQATGLEWQIQSPPLTENFIEVPIVDHEAYDYEWLAHKTEQEVTTVG
- a CDS encoding cytochrome c oxidase subunit 3 family protein yields the protein MDNVIVATHPHTHETAQPEEHAHVALPQHRHHFETQEQQREAGTFGMWLFLLTEIMFFGGLFFSYLLYRNWYYDAFVVASNQLSVPLGGVNTAILITSGFFMALGVWAAEVKKKGLLVLTLILTMLFGIAFIGVKADEYHEKWEKHHIPGDHFDVSEFVNPHAYGLKEEPLPPDQAAHTQIFFSLYFAMTGLHALHMIIGLGILVWLTIRAHRGDFTAGYVAPIENFALYWHFVDIVWLFLFPLLYLINRHPV
- a CDS encoding deoxyribodipyrimidine photo-lyase, with protein sequence MASRISVLDDELQTLASDSRVTVRRQGAPDPDGKCVVYWMQRAQRGVDNHAVDVAVQAANLLGLPLVVYFAAISNFPHANLRRYAFLNQGLPDIEADLAARNIAFVMRRAPHESHEQLLADVRAALLIGDENPMREPERWRKHLASRLSIPFWTVDTDVIVPSKLIEKAQYGAYTLRPRINRLLPDFLHPYANTHAQHAWKRPRNFHADPVEEDITRGWKDFDRSVLPVDAWQGGTHAALKRLKLFASHMLDSYETQRNRPETDGTSCLSPYLHFGHIGPLTIALAVNAEVKKRPHLKQARDSYFNELITWRELAVNFVRYTPNYDSPDCAEPWAKTTIAEHARDEREFLYSLAQLEGAQTHDDLWNAAQLQMLHHGWMHNHMRMYWAKKILEWSPDIPTAMKRAIHLNDKYFLDGRDPNGYAGVAWAILGKFDRAWNERPIFGKIRYMSGASTGRKFNSKEYIRQNYNYQEIVPELRLR
- a CDS encoding c-type cytochrome; this translates as MLRTNLSRALIAASLLFSSVSLLAQAPPAGETHHEMPKPTNLKVLPKNISGEDLMATMHGFTGGLGVHCNFCHEEDSTTHHLNFASDAKPEKTSARLMMRMTQNINGKYLAKLSDHGDMQKVGCGTCHRGNSTPKEFVAPPEKHGPPPAPAK